The stretch of DNA TGCTCTTCACACTGCATGGTTGTTTATGGTTGGCAGTACGTACCACGGGAGAACTTAACGAACGTGCAGCAAGTATGGCTACAGTTATCTGGCCTATTTTAGTAGCTGTTTACGTTGCTTTCCTTGCTCTTACCGGCATTTATACCAAGCTGCTCAGCAACTATCTTGCACACCCGGTTCTGCTGCTGATTCTGTTTGTACCGATCTTTGCAATTGTTAAGACCCGTACACTCATCTCTGCTCAGAAATGGTGGAAAGCATGGTCCTGCTCAGCACTGCTCATCGTTTCAACCACCATGTTCGGAGTTATTGGATTATTCCCGGCATTACTGCCTTCAAGCATTAATCCGGCTTTCTCTATAACGATCTATAATGCGGCTTCAAGTCAGCTGACTCTTAAAATCATGTTGACAGTAGCCCTGGTAATGGTTCCGATTGTAATCATATATCAGTTCTGGATGCATAAAGTTTTTGCAACCAAGATAACAGATGAAGACCTCGGTTACTAAGCAACCATTTAAAGAGAATCTGGAGAGTTAATATCATGTCCAATAAAGTTCTTGAAAAAGCTTTGAACGAGCATTTAAATGCTGAATTCTACTCCGCTTACCTCTACCTTTCCATGTCAGCTTATTTCAGCGACCTCGGATTGAGCGGGTTTGCCAACTGGATGAGAGTTCAGACACAGGAAGAGCAGTTCCATGCTACGAAATTCTATGACTACATAATTCAGCGCGGTGGAAAGGTTATTCTAACTGCGATTGAAGGTCCGGAAACCGAGTGGAAAAGCCCTCTTGATGCTATTCAGGCAGTTCTTGAACACGAGCAGAAAGTAACCTCACTTATCAATAATCTGATAAATCTGGCTATTGAGGAAAAAGATCACGCTACCAATATCTTCCTGCAATGGTTCATAACGGAACAGGTTGAAGAAGAAGATAACGTGAACGCAGTACTCAACAAACTCAGACTTACCGGAGGCGATGGCAACGGTATGTTCTCTCTTGATAAAGAACTAAGCATGCGTGTTTACACTCCTCCGACCACTGCATAAGTTTTACTCTTAAAGACCTAACAAAATCCCCCTTGAGGCTTAATGCTTCAAGGGGGATTTTTGTTTTTCCTCCCCCGGACCTGACTCGGCTTATTCATGTTCCTGATATGGATGAGCCTTTCTCGCTGCTTGCAACAGAAAGAGATAAAAAACGGAAGAATAATCAAAAAAGCATTAGCCCTAGCCCCGCAGCCGATTCTGCGTGAATATGAGTACGACAACAATGGCAGACTCAGCAAAGTTTTGTGCGAAGGTTCTGTCATCGAGCAATACCATTACGGTAAATACGGTGAAAGACTCTTATCTGAAACAAGACATTCAAAACAATCATTATACAAGTACAACGATAGGTTGCAGGTTATCGAAGCCGGAGACACAAAATACTATTACGACAATCGAGGTCGCATAATTGAATATACCTGTGATGCTGCCGGACGCAGAATTACAAAGTCTATCAACGGCAAGGTTGTGGAAAAATATCTTTGGCAGGATTTGACCACTCTTATTGCTATCACTGACGGTGAAGGACTGCATCCAAAGTATTTATGAGGATGCTGCCGGACCTGTTGCCATGACTTACGAAGGAACCTCCTTCTTTTTTGCAACGGATCAGGTCGACTCAATCGTCATGGTTGCGGACGAACAAGGTAATGAGGTAAAGCGGATTATATATGATTCGTTTGGCAATCTGTTATTCGATAGTAATGAAAAATTTGATACTTACATTGGGTTTGCCACAGGTTTAACAGATAAAGATACCGGACTTATCCACTTTGGACATCGTGAATACTATCCCGCCACCGGAAGATTCATAACTCCTGACCCGCTAGGTTTTGCGGGCGGAGACGTGGATGTTTACGGGTATTGCCTTGATGATCCTATTAATTTTTATGACCGGACGGGGCTTGAGGGGAAGAGTGAGGAGAAAAAGGATAAAAGGAAAGAATCGCTGTCTTCTACGCAATATGCAGCAAAACTTAACTCAATTGAAAAAAGCAGGCGCAAAGAACAAATTGAAAAGATTCATAGTGACACTGATACTAAATTTCACAAATACGAAGGTATTCCTGTTGGCCCGGATGGAGTGAGCGTAGATAAAAATATTCATAAAGCAAAAGAATTTGCGGAATCAGTTAAGAGTGAGCCGCTCGGTTTTATAAAAAAAGCTGAGTATCTTTACAAACACTACGCATCGGGAAGAGAGCAAGATTATAAAAGATTAAACCACAATTATGAAAGATTTGGCAATTTTAATTTTGGAGCTTCAGCTAGCGCATTAGGAATACCTAAATGGGAAGCTAAAGCTGGAGCAGGGCTTTACCAAATACGCAGTGGAACCTCAAAAATTAATTATATAAACTCTTTTGGAGACGATCCTAAAGATCAATATGACATAGATAAAGGCTACAAATATCATGAGCAAAAAAGCAAATCTAAAAAAACAAAATAAAGTAAAACTATCTCTAGTTGGAATATTTGCAATCGTTTACTATGTCCTATTTATAACTGTTGGTATATATTCTCTACAAATTATTTTCTATATGCTAAAAGAAAATATTTTCGGAAATATCATATATACTATAGCTTATGTACTATCTTGGGTGTTTGCCTATTTTGCAAGCACCATTATGTGTATAAAATTACTATTACAACATAGAATAAGTAAGTGGTTGAATTTTTATTCACTTTTATGGTTTCTTGAAATTTTCTGGACAGCTTGGTCTTTTATTCCAAAGAGTTCTGGAAATGATTTTGAAATTGCTTTTTCGATGGTATTTCATTTTGTATTAGCTCACCCTTATCTGTACTATGCAGATCGTGGCCTTTGTGGTAAAATTTTGGCTATCACACCGCCATTAATTAACTTTGCTCTTTTCTTAATTGCATGGATAAGACCGCAATTGTTTTATAGAGCTATTGAGTTAAAAGAAGCTGAAATTGAGACTTCGAGAGAAGAGATCAAAGATTAATTTAAAGCCCCGCTCTTACACAGTGCGGGGCTTCATTTTATACAGCTTATCCACTTTGGACATCGTGAATACGATCCCGCCACCGGAAGATTCATTACTCCTGACCCCATAGGTTTTGCGGGCGGGGACGTGGATGTTTACGGGTATTGTCTTGATGATCCTATTAATTTTTATGATCGGACGGGGCTTGCTCAAGTTTATGAGAGACGATTAAAAGGACTTGAATTTTTAGACAGTGCTGAGGCCAAAATTGTAATAAATAAACTTAAGAAAATTCCTTACGGGGGAATGTTAGCTCCTTTCGAAGGTGTAGCAGATAAGCTTATTGACGCTGCAAATATTAAACTTAAGCATGAATATATAAAATACGACAAAACAGATGTATCAAAAGATGAAAAAACAAATTCAGGGTTCTCTAAAAGAGGAGTTACTCATGACGAAAATGGTAAGGAGACTCCTATATGACGTCATTATGATGATTACATAATGCGTCAGGCTGAAAAGAATATCCAAAAAACAGGACAGTATAAAGAGGGGGAATATATAGGAGTTGGGCATAACTGCCAAAGCTATACTGAAGCTGTAGCCAAAGAGTATGAAAGGATACAGAGACAGAAATAACAATTCAATTCTGAAACACGTACTAGGGGATGGAACTCTTTCATCCCCTAATTAAGAGGATATATGAAACGTTTAACCATTATAGGCTTGATTCTACTTATAGTGCTTTCACTATATAACACTAATGTTTTTCAAGCTTATTTTATGTCTGACCAGTACTATAAAACTATTTTTGAAGGTCCATTTGACCCATCAAAAAAAGGTGAACGATTACTTATTCCTATCACCTTTAAATATAAAACAGAATATGATCTCTTAATATCAATCCCTAAAGATGATATAAAATGCTTTTACAATGCAAAAGGTACATTAAATTATAGATTCACATCCAGAGGAAAAATTTTAAAAGAAGGACAAACGTTATCCCCTTCTAATACAGGATACTATTGTGCCTCTAGCGAAGGTCCTCTTTCAGCTATCCTATTAAAATTCAACCTCCCTTTTCCTGGAGCTGCCAATGATTTAATCTTGGTACTGGAAGCTGTTAATCCGCTAACTTCTTTTAGTAAATATTCAGGAGAAATTTGGTGTACGGTTGAACCAGCCCTAATGAATTAATCCGTGAACTAAGTAGGTTGTTGCTTTGACACCCCTAAATTACAGGAACTAAAAATATGAAATATATATTACTAGGCTTAGGTGCTCTTATCGTTGGAGCTTACATGATTTATTCAAGTAATGTTTTTCAATCCTATATTTTCCCTCAACAGTTTTATGCAGATATTAGTAGTGGAAAATTAGATCCGACCATTAAAAATGAATCTATTACGATACCAATTCATTACAAATATAATACCCGTTATGCCTTATACCTTTCGATTCCGACTATGTTTAATCAAGATGTTTTTAAAAGAACAAACGGAGTAATAAAATATAAATTTATTTCCAAAGGAAACATACTGGAGGAAGGAGTAACTATTCCCCCGTCTAAAGCAGATTATTTAAGTTGGAAGGATGAAACCTTTGCTGCTATTCTAAAGTTTGATTTGCCATTCCCAAAAGCAGAAAACGACCTTTTGTTGGAATTAAAAGTACTAACTCCATTAGTAGCTTTGGATAAATATTCTGGCAGTATCAGATATTCAATCTGCCCGTGGGAGCAATACAAATAAAATGAGAAGATATTCTGGACTCATCTTTTGCTTCATCAGACCTGAAGAAATTTACGAATAAACTATCTAAAAATTCAAAAAAGACTATCGAATTCAACAGAATACTAACCGATTACAACTAAGCGTATATGTTATACTTTATTTGCTGTATTGCATGAATACTATTTGTTAGTGGATGGTTGACAACTCCTTTTTTTGGGTTATTTTTCTAGTAATACGAAAAAATCAGGAGGTGTTTTATGGTAATTGACTTAGGCTCAGTTTATAACTTTCCGTATGAATTTGACAAAGTTTTTAATGAAGTCTTCAATCCACAACAGTATAAAAGAAGAAAATCA from Desulfovibrio gilichinskyi encodes:
- the cydB gene encoding cytochrome d ubiquinol oxidase subunit II, with protein sequence MLETIWFLLWGVLWAVYFMLDGYDLGLGAMMPFLAKSEKDKKIIFNAMGPFWDGNEVWLITAGGVTFAAFPKAYAVMFSGLYTALMLLLMALIIRGVAFEFRGLVESNGARKFWDACMVFGSAVPALLLGVAFANIFQGIPINAEGVFQGGLLTLLNPYGLAGGVLFVLLFTLHGCLWLAVRTTGELNERAASMATVIWPILVAVYVAFLALTGIYTKLLSNYLAHPVLLLILFVPIFAIVKTRTLISAQKWWKAWSCSALLIVSTTMFGVIGLFPALLPSSINPAFSITIYNAASSQLTLKIMLTVALVMVPIVIIYQFWMHKVFATKITDEDLGY
- a CDS encoding RHS repeat-associated core domain-containing protein, with product MHFGHREYDPATGRFITPDPIGFAGGDVDVYGYCLDDPINFYDRTGLAQVYERRLKGLEFLDSAEAKIVINKLKKIPYGGMLAPFEGVADKLIDAANIKLKHEYIKYDKTDVSKDEKTNSGFSKRGVTHDENGKETPI
- a CDS encoding ferritin, whose amino-acid sequence is MSNKVLEKALNEHLNAEFYSAYLYLSMSAYFSDLGLSGFANWMRVQTQEEQFHATKFYDYIIQRGGKVILTAIEGPETEWKSPLDAIQAVLEHEQKVTSLINNLINLAIEEKDHATNIFLQWFITEQVEEEDNVNAVLNKLRLTGGDGNGMFSLDKELSMRVYTPPTTA
- a CDS encoding RHS repeat-associated core domain-containing protein, which codes for MVADEQGNEVKRIIYDSFGNLLFDSNEKFDTYIGFATGLTDKDTGLIHFGHREYYPATGRFITPDPLGFAGGDVDVYGYCLDDPINFYDRTGLEGKSEEKKDKRKESLSSTQYAAKLNSIEKSRRKEQIEKIHSDTDTKFHKYEGIPVGPDGVSVDKNIHKAKEFAESVKSEPLGFIKKAEYLYKHYASGREQDYKRLNHNYERFGNFNFGASASALGIPKWEAKAGAGLYQIRSGTSKINYINSFGDDPKDQYDIDKGYKYHEQKSKSKKTK